Proteins from one Coffea arabica cultivar ET-39 chromosome 8c, Coffea Arabica ET-39 HiFi, whole genome shotgun sequence genomic window:
- the LOC140004481 gene encoding uncharacterized protein has translation MYGFGICPTDVWGDEPSRSGSQRLVLDQKHEILEMKAKFAQQEEQIKDQARELANLKAYLEQQNGHNLLNQSRITSTSSNHISTSSSSLRPLKEGDWISLFSLDEPTKVVAIGRLQSLDPSTIVGGQPLGSNWCEVLVQVVVERDEHLIRPYVPLQTIADSIGAPIAWPTKLVKICED, from the exons ATGTATGGTTTTGGTATATGTCCAACTGATGTGTGGGGTGATGAACCTAGTCGAAGTGGATCTCAGCGACTAGTGTTGGATCAAAAACATGAAATATTAGAGATGAAGGCAAAATTTGCTCAGCAAGAGGAACAAATTAAAGATCAAGCAAGAGAACTTGCTAACCTGAAAGCTTATTTAGAGCAACAAAATGGTCATAACTTGCTGAATCAATCAAGAATCACTTCAACATCATCTAATCATATCTCAACCTCAAGTTCCAGTCTTAGACCTCTTAAA GAGGGAGACTGGATTTCTCTTTTTAGCTTAGATGAGCCAACAAAAGTTGTGGCAATTGGACGACTTCAATCCCTTGATCCTTCTACAATAGTTGGGGGCCAACCACTAGGTTCGAATTGGTGTGAAGTACTAGTTCAAGTTGTGGTTGAACGTGATGAGCATTTGATTAGGCCTTATGTGCCTTTGCAGACAATTGCTGATTCAATTGGTGCTCCTATAGCTTGGCCAacaaaacta GTAAAAATTTGCGAAGATTGA
- the LOC113705963 gene encoding uncharacterized protein, translating into MDKSWMWKDRRSGEFEKGLELFLNYAFKHSSHGNGMIACPCSECKCGVCVSRADAKIHLKVFGFLKGYTQWVAHGEFVYSSAPIQTSDNVPHNISDIGDDMNGLVHEALGIPQQDPAMAGTFESNQELPNSVAEKFYKLIDDSQQELYPGCKKFFKLSFIFRLLHLKCLGKWSNKIFDMLLDLLREAFPEAMEKLPKSYYESEKLMKELGLGYEKYDACPNDCTLYWGVNAKRTCCETCKELRWEASENDPSGEKRKVARKVLWHFPLKPRLQRLFMSSKTAKHMRWHSEGRTKDGYMRHPADSPAWKTFDYQHTDFSKDPRNVRLGLASDGFNPFKNMSSTHSTWPVILIPYNLPPWMCMKQPYLMLSLLIPGPHAPGNDIDVYLQPLIKELKELWEMGINTYDASCKQNFQLRAALLWTISDFPGYAVLSGWSTKGKYACPVCHKHTTSERLRHKDCYMGHRKYLDPTHTFRKNSRAFNGKEEHGRAPEKLMGSTILSELKNFQIRFGKLVDDNPTLPFSWKKLSIFFDLPYWKDNLIRHNLDVMHIEKNICDCIVGTLLNLDKNKDDYTARCDLRDMGIRPELHPVEKENGRFYLPPACFTMDRKEKEIFCKVLKKVKVPDGYAANISRCVKLKPPKIYGLKSHDNHILMQQLLPIALRKTLSKAVRSPLIKLSRYFRKLCSKVLCAEDLVHMEKEIAIILCQLERIFPPSFFVIMVHLSIHLATEAKIGGPVHYRWMYPIERYLGNLKSYVRNKSRPEGCIAEGYIAEECLTFCSFFLADYVETKLNRSNRNEDVAKSSSSGLDLFSMSTRPLGKGIPTKFSDEILRKAHQYVLFNCDHVNPYINQHYQLIQERNPRAEKHVIELMHSENFASWFANHIEHSIECKGDTLLMDLKQLAKGPNIVGIQYKGLLVNGFRFHTRELEKKRKTQNSGVMVNATTSSFASAKDNNPILSDLDYYGILSNIIELDYREGRKVLLFECDWVSKGKRLKQDEDGFMLANFSNVKRHNEPYILAVQASQVFYVEDPLENGWHVVITTRPRAEYNMDHVGDVDMYLQSPISNIQLEDDNGHVSYIRDDVQGVELIPIRPNS; encoded by the exons ATGGATAAGAGTTGGATGTGGAAAGATAGAAGAAGTGGTGAATTTGAAAAGGGTTTGGAATTATTCTTAAACTATGCATTTAAGCATTCAAGTCATGGGAATGGAATGATTGCTTGTCCATGTTCAGAATGTAAATGTGGAGTATGTGTGTCTAGGGCAGatgcaaaaattcatttgaagGTGTTTGGATTTCTTAAGGGATACACACAGTGGGTAGCTCACGGGGAATTTGTATACTCTTCTGCACCGATACAGACCTCAGACAATGTTCCTCATAACATATCTGATATAGGTGATGACATGAATGGTCTAGTTCATGAAGCCTTAGGAATACCTCAACAAGATCCTGCTATGGCTGGTACATTTGAATCTAATCAGGAACTACCGAATTCAGTTGCTGAAAAGTTTTATAAGTTAATTGATGATTCTCAACAAGAACTCTACCCTGGTTGTAAAAAATTTTTCAAGCTTTCGTTCATATTTCGCTTGCTTCACTTGAAGTGTCTGGGTAAATGGAGTAACAAAATCTTTGATATGCTTCTTGATTTGTTAAGAGAAGCATTTCCTGAAGCCATGGAAAAATTGCCTAAATCTTACTATGAGTCTGAAAAATTAATGAAAGAATTAGGACTTGGATATGAAAAGTATGATGCTTGTCCTAATGACTGCACTTTGTATTGGGGGGTAAATGCAAAAAGAACTTGTTGTGAAACATGCAAAGAACTTAGATGGGAAGCATCAGAAAATGATCCATCCggtgagaaaagaaaagtcgCACGTAAGGTTTTATGGCATTTTCCACTAAAACCTAGGTTGCAACGTTTATTTATGTCATCTAAAACTGCAAAGCATATGAGATGGCACTCGGAGGGTCGTACTAAGGATGGTTATATGAGACACCCTGCTGATTCCCCAGCTTGGAAAACTTTCGATTATCAGCATACAGATTTTTCTAAGGATCCTCGTAATGTTAGGTTGGGATTGGCTTCCGATGGATTTAATCCATTCAAAAATATGAGCTCCACTCATAGTACATGGCCGGTGATTTTGATACCTTATAATTTACCGCCTTGGATGTGTATGAAACAGCCATATTTAATGTTGTCATTGTTGATACCAGGTCCACATGCTCCTGGTAATGATATTGATGTATATTTACAACCTCTAATCAAAGAATTGAAAGAATTGTGGGAGATGGGGATCAATACATATGATGCATCTTGCAAACAAAACTTTCAATTAAGAGCAGCATTATTATGGACTATCAGTGATTTTCCTGGCTATGCAGTTTTATCCGGTTGGAGTACTAAAGGAAAATATGCATGCCCTGTTTGTCATAAACACACAACTTCGGAACGGTTAAGGCATAAGGATTGTTATATGGGCCATAGAAAATATTTGGATCCGACTCATACTTTTAGGAAGAATTCTCGAGCTTTTAATGGAAAGGAAGAACATGGGAGAGCTCCTGAAAAATTGATGGGGTCTACAATTTTATCtgaattgaaaaattttcaaatcagatTTGGAAAATTAGTTGATGATAATCCAACATTGCCATTCAGTTGGAAAAAGTTGAGCATTTTCTTTGATCTTCCTTATTGGAAAGATAATTTAATTCGTCATAATTTGGATGTCATGCATATTGAAAAGAATATTTGTGATTGCATTGTTGGGACATTGTTGAATCTGGATAAAAATAAGGATGATTATACTGCACGTTGTGATTTACGTGACATGGGTATAAGGCCGGAACTTCATCCAGTTGAGAAAGAAAATGGTAGATTTTATTTGCCTCCAGCCTGCTTTACAATGGacaggaaggaaaaagaaattttttgtaAAGTGCTAAAAAAAGTGAAGGTACCGGACGGGTATGCAGCTAATATATCCAGATGTGTGAAACTGAAGCCGCCCAAAATTTATGGACTTAAGAGCCATGATAACCATATTTTGATGCAGCAGTTGTTGCCAATAGCTTTGAGAAAAACATTATCGAAGGCAGTCCGCTCTCCATTGATTAAATTGAGTAGGTACTTTCGAAAGTTGTGCTCTAAAGTCCTTTGTGCTGAAGATTTAGTCCACATGGAGAAGGAGATTGCTATTATACTTTGTCAACTCGAGAGAATCTTTCCACCATCTTTTTTTGTTATCATGGTGCATTTATCTATCCATTTGGCCACCGAGGCAAAAATTGGAGGGCCAGTCCATTATCGCTGGATGTATCCTATTGAAAG GTACTTGGGCAACTTGAAGTCTTATGTTCGAAACAAAAGTCGACCAGAAGGTTGCATTGCTGAAGGGTATATAGCAGAAGAGTGCTTgacattttgttcatttttcttGGCTGATTATGTGGAGACAAAATTGAATCGATCAAACAGAAATGAAGATGTCGCTAAAAGTTCTTCAAGTGGACTAGATTTGTTCTCAATGTCAACTCGTCCATTAGGCAAAGGAATTCCCACTAAATTCAGTGAtgagattttgagaaaagcacATCAATATGTCCTATTCAATTGTGACCATGTCAATCCCTATATCAA CCAGCATTATCAATTGATTCAAGAAAGGAATCCCCGAGCTGAAAAACATGTTATTGAACTCATGCATAGTGAGAATTTTGCATCTTGGTTTGCCAATCAT ATTGAGCACAGTATAGAATGCAAGGGAGATACATTACTTATGGATTTGAAGCAGCTTGCTAAGGGTCCAAATATTGTTGGGATACAATACAAAGGACTGCTTGTCAATGGTTTTCGATTTCATACAAGAGAGttggagaaaaaaagaaaaacacaaaatagTGGAGTCATGGTTAATGCCACAACCTCGAGTTTTGCAAGTGCAAAAGATAATAATCCAATTTTGAGTGATTTGGATTATTATGGAATTTTGAGTAACATCATTGAGTTAGACTACAGAGAAGGTCGAAAAGTGTTGTTATTTGAATGTGATTGGGTCTCCAAAGGAAAAAGGCTAAAGCAAGATGAGGATGGGTTCATGTTAGCGAACTTTTCGAATGTAAAGCGGCACAATGAACCTTATATTCTTGCTGTTCAAGCATCACAAGTATTTTATGTGGAAGATCCCCTTGAAAATGGGTGGCATGTTGTTATCACCACAAGACCAAGAGCTGAGTACAACATGGATCATGTGGGTGATGTGGACATGTACTTGCAAAGTCCAATTTCAAACATACAGTTGGAAGATGACAATGGACATGTTAGCTACATCCGTGATGATGTTCAAGGAGTCGAATTGATTCCAATTAGGCCAAATTCATGA
- the LOC113705962 gene encoding uncharacterized protein, translated as MAAAAAKPPERGGQKFVAPSFAAVVGRSNDEDGVTLGVVSTFRGEPSLRISRQEIESLAAPFHHALVGRFSAGRPSMEAIRKFFVTLGLKGHCSVGLLDEKHVLIRPLVDNDYSRLFARRVWFIGKAPMSISKWSINFRSGQELSIAPVWISFPGLPIPFFQRNQLMQLASTLGHPLKLDAATGDLRRPSAARVLVEFGHQQESCFRRDPSLRPVKVGRASLKLQEVSAPVMDKDNAKQGEPGLPAGVADGLLAPVQKQLLLQGHGAATSREVVLEVPEKVAAGQQVGEIEVEVDTTSGPVKVLEDEGMEQDMGQASTVVDDAQQVGCEGVQAVGLQQEQQGVVEMGGSLVIILPHASEVRGDGVEGSNPDDVETRTVQLVGAQAVESSSEEEALSVGSLSPRAMELERTQDATIVSTVGVIDTSVAALRNKQKGLVVGESPQHVSVRLSHDHVPGSQLVVSFVHARCTPGERCELWEGLLRDNPGSAAWLVGGDFNVILDAGEKKGGRAFNPGEAMEFRQFINEANLSDVGFSGAQFTWCNNRHGRARIWKRLDRVLVNEGYSDTGMSLAVSHLARESSDHAPLLLSVSTRLDTKPKSFRFLNVWTGHEDFMPMVQESWEQPCGGPPLQVLYCKLKRLRGSIREWSRRVFGDIFQTVRQKEEEVRLAEVRVESDDSDAARVHLHLAKGQLRAAMRVEELFWKQKARVRWLQEGDRNTKFFHSVVKNRRVRSVIHRIRNGQGEWVESDDGIGAEAIRYFEGLFTDQRPASSSDLLQHIPAILTDEENDLLEQFPSEVEIRNAVFTMDGESAPGPDGYTVCSFFCGAELPRAITATSIALIPKVGHPQDFSQFRPISLCNFINKLISRILADRLARVLPRIISPQQSGFVRGRLISDNFLLAQELISNIGRTSRNADVALKLDMSKAYDRVSWIFLTTVLRRFGFREQWIDRIWRLVSNVWFSVLINGASVGFFKSTRGLCQGDPLSPGLFIIGAEVLSRSLNQLVEHREFKCFSVPRGCPRITHLSYADDVLVFTGASSASLRCVMQVIENYEAVLGQEINVQKCGFMVHAKLPSQCVARIRRATGFGLKSFPVRYLGCPLFVGRRKCLYFMELVQSVISKVSSWRSKFLSNGGRIVLIKHVLSAIPTHLLAASCPPKGVLALVERAMANFLWGEREGGLRHHWIKWADLCAESSQGGVGVRSLLDVHTAFSFKLWWRFRTGECLWASFMRAKYCRQNHPCMVEAGQGSSYMWRRLLQIREVAEQNLWWEMQAGQCNFWFDNWMGSGPLCQRLQSVSDHLVRDFVLNGRWNQQLLRLWVPDDIVSEIVTKVAPVGSADDRAVWALTESGDFSISSTYELLGSQTPSSFMFERVWHPVIPIKISFFMEDCKCMALPSVFVAWPRNLRRWIMSLRTRLRRQTICDRILADVVGLFSRKFAGEFIGVGCWSAVLSIFSRWRPRYSHRVVCWEFPVQGAFKLNTDGCSLGNPGVSGGGGVLRDSSGTLLFGFAVPFGELTCLQAEIKALVFGVQQCRLRGFSRIRVEVDSLVLVNLLVRQFRCPWSVRSDLESLRAVQGLEWTVGHCYREMNQVADALAKVGAHAEGVILYTTQSELPRVARGALRLDRSQTPTIRTRAISH; from the exons ATGGCGGCTGCGGCGGCGAAGCCGCCGGAGCGTGGCGGCCAGAAGTTTGTGGCACCTTCGTTTGCGGCAGTGGTTGGTCGTTCCAATGATGAGGATGGGGTTACGCTGGGTGTTGTCTCAACATTCAGAGGTGAGCCTTCTCTTCGTATCTCTCGCCAGGAGATTGAGAGTTTGGCTGCTCCCTTCCACCATGCTCTGGTAGGGAGATTCAGTGCGGGCAGACCTTCCATGGAGGCTATACGGAAATTCTTTGTGACGTTGGGGCTCAAAGGACATTGCTCGGTGGGCCTCCTGGACGAGAAGCACGTGCTGATTAGACCTCTGGTGGACAATGATTATTCTCGCTTGTTTGCTCGCAGGGTCTGGTTTATAGGTAAGGCACCAATGTCGATCTCGAAGTGGAGCATCAACTTCAGGTCTGGTCAAGAGCTCTCAATTGCTCCAGTTTGGATAAGTTTTCCAGGTCTGCCTATTCCTTTTTTCCAAAGAAATCAGTTGATGCAGTTAGCCTCTACGTTGGGGCACCCTCTCAAGTTGGATGCGGCAACCGGTGATCTTCGTCGGCCCTCTGCTGCGCGAGTGTTGGTAGAG TTCGGTCATCAGCAGGAAAGTTGTTTTCGGAGGGATCCTTCCCTGCGGCCTGTGAAGGTGGGGCGGGCTTCCTTGAAACTTCAGGAGGTGTCTGCGCCTGTCATGGATAAGGATAATGCTAAGCAGGGTGAGCCTGGTCTGCCTGCAGGGGTAGCAGATGGGCTGTTGGCTCCAGTCCAGAAGCAGTTGCTGCTACAGGGACATGGGGCGGCAACTTCCAGAGAGGTGGTATTGGAGGTGCCGGAGAAAGTAGCGGCTGGGCAGCAGGTGGGGGAGATCGAAGTGGAGGTTGATACTACTTCTGGCCCTGTGAAAGTTTTGGAGGATGAGGGGATGGAGCAGGATATGGGGCAGGCGTCCACAGTTGTCGATGATGCGCAGCAAGTCGGTTGCGAAGGAGTGCAGGCCGTGGGGTTGCAGCAGGAGCAGCAGGGTGTGGTAGAAATGGGTGGTAGCTTGGTGATTATCCTCCCACATGCTTCTGAGGTGCGAGGGGATGGTGTGGAGGGGAGCAACCCAGATGATGTTGAGACGCGAACTGTTCAACTTGTGGGAGCTCAGGCGGTGGAGTCCAGCAGTGAGGAGGAGGCTCTTTCAGTGGGCTCCTTATCCCCACGAGCTATGGAGCTGGAGCGAACCCAGGATGCAACTATAGTGTCAACAGTTGGAGTTATTGACACTTCGGTGGCGGCTTTGAGGAACAAACAAAAAG GTTTGGTGGTTGGAGAGAGTCCCCAGCATGTGTCAGTGCGACTTTCTCACGATCATGTGCCGGGTTCCCAACTGGTTGTTTCTTTTGTGCATGCACGATGTACTCCTGGGGAGAGGTGTGAGCTATGGGAGGGCTTATTGCGGGATAATCCGGGTTCCGCTGCATGGCTTGTAGGTGGGGATTTTAATGTGATTTTAGACGCTGGGGAAAAGAAAGGGGGTCGGGCTTTTAATCCTGGTGAAGCTATGGAGTTTAGACAGTTTATTAATGAGGCCAATCTCTCGGATGTTGGTTTTTCTGGGGCTCAGTTTACCTGGTGTAACAATAGACATGGCAGGGCAAGAATCTGGAAGAGATTGGATCGGGTTTTGGTGAATGAGGGCTATTCTGACACGGGGATGTCTTTGGCGGTGTCGCACCTAGCCCGGGAATCGTCAGATCATGCTCCGCTCCTTCTTTCAGTGTCAACCAGATTGGATACTAAGCCGAAGTCGTTCAGGTTCCTTAATGTCTGGACGGGGCATGAGGACTTCATGCCTATGGTTCAGGAGTCTTGGGAACAACCGTGCGGTGGACCCCCTCTGCAAGTTCTCTATTGCAAATTAAAGCGGTTGAGGGGTTCTATACGGGAGTGGAGTAGGAGGGTTTTTGGGGATATTTTCCAGACTGTTAGGCAAAAGGAAGAGGAGGTGCGGTTGGCAGAGGTCCGTGTAGAAAGCGATGATTCAGATGCTGCTAGGGTACATTTACATCTTGCCAAAGGCCAGTTGCGAGCGGCCATGAGAGTGGAGGAGTTATTCTGGAAGCAGAAGGCTCGGGTTAGGTGGCTTCAGGAGGGAGATCGAAATACAAAGTTCTTTCATTCTGTTGTCAAAAATAGAAGGGTACGTTCGGTCATTCACAGGATTAGAAATGGCCAAGGGGAGTGGGTGGAGTCGGATGATGGGATTGGAGCAGAGGCGATACGGTATTTCGAGGGGTTGTTTACGGATCAGCGTCCAGCATCTTCCTCTGATTTGCTTCAGCATATCCCAGCAATTTTGACTGATGAGGAGAATGATTTGCTGGAGCAGTTTCCCTCTGAGGTGGAGATTCGAAATGCGGTTTTTACGATGGATGGGGAGAGTGCACCAGGGCCGGATGGATATACGG TGTGCAGTTTTTTCTGTGGGGCGGAGTTGCCTCGGGCTATTACAGCGACTTCCATTGCACTCATTCCTAAGGTGGGGCATCCACAGGATTTTTCTCAGTTTCGCCCGATTAGCTTGTGTAACTTTATTAACAAGTTGATTTCGCGAATTTTGGCTGACCGTTTAGCCCGAGTCCTGCCAAGGATTATTTCCCCACAGCAGAGTGGTTTTGTTCGTGGGCGGCTTATATCGGATAATTTCTTGCTGGCACAAGAGCTGATCTCTAATATAGGGAGGACCTCCAGAAATGCCGATGTAGCTCTGAAATTGGATATGTCAAAGGCTTATGACCGCGTTTCCTGGATTTTTTTGACAACGGTTTTGAGGAGATTTGGCTTTAGGGAGCAATGGATTGATAGGATTTGGAGATTGGTCTCGAATGTATGGTTCTCGGTCCTAATCAACGGGGCCAGTGTGGGTTTCTTTAAGTCTACGCGAGGGCTTTGTCAAGGGGATCCGTTATCCCCAGGTCTATTTATTATTGGCGCGGAGGTGCTGTCCCGCTCTTTGAACCAGTTAGTGGAGCATCGGGAGTTCAAGTGCTTTTCAGTTCCGCGGGGCTGTCCTAGGATCACGCATCTCAGTTATGCAGACGACGTCCTGGTTTTTACAGGTGCTTCATCCGCTTCACTGAGATGTGTTATGCAGGTTATTGAGAATTATGAAGCAGTTTTGGGGCAGGAGATTAATGTTCAAAAGTGCGGGTTCATGGTGCATGCTAAACTGCCTAGTCAATGTGTGGCACGAATTCGGCGGGCAACTGGATTTGGGCTGAAGTCGTTTCCCGTGCGTTACTTGGGGTGTCCGCTTTTTGTGGGGCGCCGGAAGTGCCTATACTTCATGGAGCTGGTACAGTCAGTTATTTCTAAAGTTTCTTCATGGAGGTCCAAATTTCTATCCAATGGGGGTCGGATTGTACTCATCAAACACGTGCTTTCAGCAATTCCAACTCATTTATTGGCAGCTTCATGCCCTCCGAAGGGAGTTCTTGCTTTAGTTGAACGGGCTATGGCAAACTTTCTCTGGGGGGAGCGGGAAGGTGGCCTCCGACATCATTGGATTAAATGGGCTGACCTGTGTGCCGAATCGTCACAGGGCGGGGTTGGTGTTCGCTCGCTTCTGGATGTTCATACAGCATTCTCATTCAAATTATGGTGGCGTTTCCGTACGGGAGAGTGTTTATGGGCGTCATTCATGAGAGCCAAGTATTGTCGGCAGAATCATCCATGCATGGTAGAGGCGGGTCAGGGCAGTTCCTATATGTGGAGGCGTTTGCTGCAAATTCGTGAGGTTGCGGAGCAAAATCTTTGGTGGGAGATGCAAGCGGGACAgtgtaatttctggtttgacaATTGGATGGGTTCTGGCCCTCTGTGTCAACGGTTACAAAGTGTTTCTGATCATTTAGTTAGGGATTTTGTTTTGAATGGCAGGTGGAATCAACAGTTGTTACGGCTTTGGGTTCCTGATGACATAGTATCAGAGATAGTTACTAAAGTTGCCCCAGTGGGATCCGCGGACGATCGTGCGGTGTGGGCCTTGACAGAGTCAGGagatttttccatttcttccaCATATGAGCTGCTTGGTAGTCAGACCCCCTCATCTTTCATGTTTGAGAGGGTTTGGCATCCTGTAATTCCAATCAAGATTTCATTCTTCATG GAAGATTGCAAGTGTATGGCCCTTCCAAGTGTTTTTGTTGCCTGGCCTCGCAATCTGAGACGTTGGATCATGTCTTTGCGGACG CGTCTGCGTCGACAGACCATTTGTGACCGCATCTTGGCAGATGTCGTAGGGTTATTTTCCAGGAAGTTTGCAGGAGAGTTTATTGGGGTTGGCTGCTGGTCGGCGGTCCTCTCCATTTTTTCGAGATGGAGGCCTCGGTATTCCCATAGAGTGGTTTGTTGGGAGTTTCCAGTCCAGGGAGCTTTCAAGCTAAATACGGATGGGTGCTCGCTTGGCAATCCAGGCGTTAGTGGCGGGGGTGGTGTGCTTAGGGACTCGTCTGGTACGTTGTTGTTTGGTTTTGCTGTTCCGTTTGGGGAACTTACTTGTCTGCAAGCGGAGATCAAGGCTTTGGTGTTTGGGGTGCAACAATGTCGTCTTCGGGGTTTCTCGCGGATTCGGGTGGAGGTGGATTCTCTTGTGTTAGTAAACCTACTGGTGAGACAATTCAGGTGTCCGTGGTCAGTTCGGTCGGATCTGGAATCGTTACGGGCAGTCCAGGGCTTGGAATGGACGGTGGGGCATTGTTATCGGGAAATGAATCAAGTGGCGGATGCCTTAGCCAAGGTTGGGGCCCATGCTGAGGGTGTTATCTTGTATACGACACAGTCTGAGTTGCCAAGGGTGGCAAGGGGGGCCTTACGTTTAGATAGGTCGCAGACTCCTACGATTCGTACTCGAGCTATTTCCCACTGA
- the LOC140013469 gene encoding uncharacterized protein, which yields MDVIGAIDPPASNGHRFILVAIEYFTKWVEVASYKHVTKKVVPQMNGAVEATNKNLKKIIRKMTEAHRDWYEKLLYALMAYRTTIRTSTGATPYSYVWNRSSIACRS from the exons ATGGATGTGATTGGAGCTATTgatcctcctgcttcaaatggacatcgattcaTTCTAGTGGCGATTGAATATTTCACTAAATGGGTTGAGGTCGCATCCTATAAGCATGTGACTAAGAAAGTGGT gcctcagatgaatggagccgtGGAAGCTACaaataagaatttgaagaagatcaTTCGTAAGATGACTGAAGCACACCGGGATTGGTATGAGAAACTGCTTTATGCATTGATGGCGTACAGAACTACGATCAGGACTTCTACTGGAGCAACTCCTTACTCTTATGTTTGGAATAGAAGCAGTATTGCCTGTAGAAGTTGA